The Primulina eburnea isolate SZY01 chromosome 13, ASM2296580v1, whole genome shotgun sequence genome includes a region encoding these proteins:
- the LOC140810414 gene encoding uncharacterized protein, producing the protein MKNIIREEIAGSKYCIVVDEARDESKREQLSIVLRFVDKDGCIQERFFGLVHVSNTTALTLKNAIYSSLAHYNLDVQNIRGQGYDGASNMRGEFHGLQALILKDCKSAYYVHCFAHRLQLALVGAAKNVTPIHQFFDKLTFIVNIVGASCKRNDELKEAHTDDIAHLISINELEKGSGLNQLCTLQRAADTRWSSHFRSVSSLIKMFSASCTVLLKVMEDGLPSQRADATSVYDEMTSFDFVFILHLMREIMEITDVLCQTLQRKSQDILNAMELVSSTKKLLQELRDDKWDDLLEKVKSFCVARNIDVPDFSAQYVDRLGRARRHQGNFTIEHHYRVDLFYATIDSQMQEINVRFNEDAVELLMLSSALNPQNACDSLRYLDICKLVEKFYPQDFTSDEKERLEMQLKHYEHNVVIGPYYKSLSTLSELYQWLVKTKKADIYDLVFRVIVLVLTLPVSTATTERSFSAMNIVKTRLQSKMEDAFLSDALMIFIEREIAKNICIDTIIEDFENFKERRIPFS; encoded by the coding sequence atgaaaaatataattcgTGAAGAAATTGCAGGGAGCAAGTATTGCATAGTCGTCGATGAAGCTCGTGATGAGTCGAAAAGAGAACAATTGTCTATAGTATTGAGGTTTGTGGACAAAGATGGATGCATACAAGAACGTTTTTTTGGGCTTGTTCATGTGTCAAATACGACAGCTTTGACATTAAAGAATGCTATATATTCTTCTTTGGCACATTACAATTTGGATGTTCAAAATATTAGAGGTCAAGGTTATGATGGTGCTAGCAATATGAGGGGTGAGTTCCATGGATTGCAAGCTTTGATTTTGAAAGATTGTAAGTCGGCTTATTATGTTCATTGCTTTGCCCATAGACTGCAGTTGGCTCTTGTTGGAGCAGCAAAAAATGTAACTCCCATTCATCAGTTTTTCGATAAATTAACTTTCATAGTTAATATTGTTGGTGCTTCGTGCAAGCGTAATGATGAATTGAAGGAAGCTCACACAGATGACATTGCTCACTTGATTTCTATTAATGAACTTGAGAAAGGGAGTGgacttaatcagttgtgcactTTACAACGGGCAGCTGACACGCGTTGGAGTTCTCATTTTAGATCTGTGTCGAGCTTGATCAAGATGTTTAGTGCATCATGTACGGTATTGCTCAAAGTTATGGAAGATGGGCTTCCTTCCCAACGAGCAGATGCAACATCTGTTTATGATGAAATGACTTCATTTGATTTTGTATTCATCTTGCATCTTATGAGAGAAATTATGGAGATCACAGATGTTCTTTGTCAGACATTGCAACGTAAGTCTCAAGACATTTTGAATGCAATGGAGCTAGTGTCATCTACAAAAAAATTACTTCAAGAGCTAAGGGATGACAAATGGGATGATTTGCTTGAAAAAGTGAAGTCTTTTTGCGTGGCTCGTAATATTGATGTTCCTGATTTTAGTGCTCAATATGTTGATAGGCTAGGTAGAGCTCGTCGTCATCAAGGCAATTTCACCATTGAGCATCATTATCGGGTAGACTTATTTTATGCTACGATAGATTCACAAATGCAAGAAATTAATGTGCGTTTTAATGAAGATGCGGTGGAGTTACTTATGCTTAGTTCTGCCTTAAATCCTCAAAATGCATGTGACTCATTGAGATATCTGGATATATGCAAATTGGTTGAAAAGTTTTATCCACAAGATTTTACTAGTGACGAAAAAGAGCGACTAGAGATGCAGTTGAAGCATTATGAGCATAATGTAGTTATAGGGCCATACTACAAAAgtctttcaactctttctgaGTTGTATCAATGGTTGGTGAAGACTAAAAAAGCTGATATATACGACCTTGTTTTTAGAGTGATCGTGCTTGTGTTGACTCTTCCAGTTTCTACAGCTACTACAGAACGATCATTCTCAGCTATGAATATCGTCAAAACTCGGCTTCAGAGCAAAATGGAGGATGCTTTTCTCTCGGATGCATTGATGATATTTATTGAAAGAGAAATTGCTAAAAATATTTGTATTGATACTATcattgaagattttgaaaactTTAAGGAACGTCGAATTCCTTTTAGTTAG
- the LOC140810415 gene encoding metalloendoproteinase 1-like, producing MTSKISFLYILVLSAILIICHAHHEFLKDLNGTRKGDHANGLIELKKFLSYLGYVNPANSIHMNDDFFDDELESGVKEYQTFFKLKVTGVLDQETLNLMSKPRCGTPDHYFIRNSEVNHSFEKDHLSISSRYRLVRPWPPGKRNLTFSYSPDTRPDAKVPIVIALLKWSLISPFRFIITYGYVSGDIQIGFKSWDHGDGYPFDGEGGLLAHAFYPPDGRFHFDADEIWDTEVRQGTIDIQSVALHEVGHILGLGHSTDRNAVMFPHVEYGEPRKNLTQDDIDGIKALYPNN from the coding sequence ATGACCTCCAAAATTTCTTTTTTATACATTCTTGTCTTGTCTGCTATTCTTATCATCTGCCATGCACACCATGAATTTCTGAAGGATTTGAATGGAACCCGAAAGGGAGACCACGCAAATGGCTTGATTGAGTTAAAGAAGTTCCTATCTTATCTTGGATACGTGAACCCCGCCAATTCAATCCACATGAACGATGATTTCTTCGACGACGAGCTGGAATCAGGTGTCAAGGAGTACCAAACGTTTTTCAAACTTAAAGTCACGGGAGTTCTCGATCAAGAAACACTGAACCTGATGTCGAAACCTCGTTGCGGAACCCCAGATCATTATTTCATAAGAAACTCCGAAGTGAATCACAGTTTCGAAAAAGATCACCTGTCGATATCATCTCGCTATCGACTTGTTAGACCATGGCCCCCGGGCAAGAGAAATCTCACGTTTTCGTACTCCCCTGACACCAGACCAGATGCAAAGGTCCCGATTGTGATCGCGTTACTCAAATGGTCTCTAATCTCACCGTTCAGATTTATAATCACTTATGGTTACGTTAGTGGTGATATACAGATAGGGTTCAAGAGTTGGGACCATGGGGACGGGTACCCGTTCGACGGCGAGGGAGGGCTCTTGGCGCACGCGTTTTATCCACCAGATGGGAGGTTTCACTTCGATGCAGATGAGATCTGGGATACTGAAGTTCGGCAGGGGACAATAGATATTCAGTCCGTTGCACTGCATGAAGTAGGACATATTCTAGGGTTAGGGCATAGCACTGATCGGAATGCTGTCATGTTTCCGCATGTAGAATATGGAGAACCGAGGAAGAATCTCACTCAAGATGATATCGACGGGATTAAGGCCCTTTACCccaataattaa
- the LOC140809470 gene encoding hexokinase-3-like, translating to MTASCVGKVVVALAAGCAAVACVASAMIVGRRARRWIGWSRVVRVLEEFEESCATPVGRLRQVVDAMVVEMHAGLASEGGSKLKMLLTYVDTLPTGNEKGTYYAIDLGGTNFRVLRVQLGGQPSAVIGCEVDEQPIPEQLMSSTSEELFGYIAATMKDFVERENNTSEPSRGEGRELGFTFSFPVKHTSLSSGILTKWTKRFSIEDTVGRDVSQCLQQAMSLKGLDMRVAALINDTVGTLALGHYHDEDTVAAVIIGTGTNACYLERADAIIKCQGLFANSGGMVVNMEWGNFWSSHLPKTQFDVDLDADSPNPNDQGFEKMISGMYLGDIVRRVMLQMSQESDVFGPASSKLHEPFILRTPLMAAMHEDNSPDLREVAKILRDTLEIPDVPLNVRKLVVKLCDIVTCRAARLVAAGIVGILKKIGRDGSGGISNAKTRQNKMKRTVVAVEGGLYTNYTMFREYLNEAMEQILGEHIAPHVIIKVTENGSGIGAALLAASHAPSAVVT from the exons ATGACGGCGTCGTGCGTGGGGAAGGTGGTGGTGGCGTTAGCCGCTGGTTGTGCGGCGGTGGCGTGCGTGGCCTCGGCGATGATTGTGGGGAGGAGGGCAAGGCGGTGGATTGGGTGGAGTAGGGTGGTGAGGGTGTTGGAGGAGTTCGAAGAGAGCTGTGCCACCCCCGTGGGGCGGCTGCGGCAGGTGGTCGATGCTATGGTAGTTGAGATGCACGCGGGGCTTGCTTCTGAGGGTGGTTCTAAGCTCAAGATGCTGCTTACCTACGTGGACACCCTCCCCACTGG GAATGAGAAGGGAACTTATTACGCAATTGATCTTGGTGGTACAAATTTCCGGGTCTTGCGTGTTCAGTTGGGGGGTCAACCTTCTGCTGTTATTGGGTGTGAAGTAGATGAGCAACCCATTCCAGAACAGTTGATGAGCAGCACAAGCGAG GAGCTTTTTGGTTATATAGCAGCAACAATGAAGGATTTTGTTGAAAGGGAAAATAATACTTCTGAGCCTTCGCGAGGAGAAGGCAGGGAACTTGGTTTCACCTTTTCATTTCCTGTGAAACACACCTCTTTGTCGTCGGGGATTTTAACAAAATGGACGAAAAGATTTTCTATTGAAGACACG GTTGGAAGGGATGTCTCTCAGTGCCTACAGCAAGCAATGTCTCTAAAAGGCCTGGATATGCGAGTGGCTGCACTT ATAAATGACACCGTAGGGACCTTGGCCCTGGGTCATTATCATGATGAGGACACCGTCGCTGCTGTGATAATAGGGACAGGTACCAATGCCTGCTATTTAGAACGAGCAGATGCCATCATCAAGTGTCAAGGTCTTTTTGCAAATTCTGGAGGCATG GTAGTTAACATGGAATGGGGAAATTTTTGGTCATCTCATTTGCCGAAAACACAATTTGATGTCGACTTGGATGCTGATAGTCCTAACCCCAATGATCAA GGTTTCGAAAAAATGATATCGGGAATGTATTTAGGAGACATTGTTAGAAGAGTTATGCTTCAGATGTCACAGGAGTCGGATGTTTTTGGACCCGCTTCCTCCAAGTTACACGAGCCCTTCATCTTGAG GACACCTTTGATGGCTGCTATGCACGAGGACAATTCCCCTGACTTGAGGGAGGTGGCCAAAATCTTGCGAGACACTCTCGAG ATCCCCGATGTTCCCCTCAATGTCCGGAAACTTGTTGTCAAACTGTGTGATATAGTGACATGCCGAGCAGCTAGATTAGTAGCTGCTGGTATTGTCGGAATCCTAAAAAAGATTGGCCGTGATGGAAGTGGTGGAATTTCGAATGCAAAAACGAGGCAAAACAAGATGAAAAGAACTGTAGTGGCAGTCGAAGGGGGTTTGTATACAAACTATACGATGTTCAGAGAGTATCTGAACGAAGCGATGGAACAAATATTAGGGGAGCATATAGCTCCTCATGTCATTATTAAAGTTACAGAAAACGGTTCGGGTATAGGGGCTGCCCTTCTTGCTGCGTCTCATGCACCATCAGCTGTGGTTACATGA